Part of the Pseudoliparis swirei isolate HS2019 ecotype Mariana Trench chromosome 18, NWPU_hadal_v1, whole genome shotgun sequence genome is shown below.
AGTTTCATCAACCACTCAACTTGTTTCTTCCCTTCATATTCAAGTAGTGTTATGTGGCTATATTTGCACATCTTAGAATAGCTTATACCAAAATAAAATCCATGGACAGCGCCAGGTGTCTCTGACGTCACTGGAGAGATGTGGTCATCACTGAAGAAGTCTTTCTCAATTTCACGCTTTACAACATGCTCAGACATCATGCTACTTTCCAGTTCATTTCATAAAATTAATATATTGTCATAATAATATTGatttatatcatatcatattatatatgaCAGATTTTTCCTCTCCAAAACAGACGTTGCATTTTGCTGAGTTTCTTTTCCCATATCGGAGGTGCAACAAAGTCCTGAACCATGCTCCTTTTTACCGAGTCTCTTTCTCCAGTTCTGAATGTGCAACTTTAGGATCCgttggtgtgttgtgtgttctgtctgtgtgtgtctgtgtttgcatCCTTGGGGTCCCCAGGAGGGCTTCTGTCGGCCTGCAGGGCCAGCTGGCTTTGAAGGTCTTTAACAATGCTCTCCAGGCTCTGCCGAGCTTCTCTCTCCTGCTGAAGCTCTTGTCTCAGCTGCTCACGATCCGCTTctgcctgctgcagctgcaaaTGCAGCTCTTCGATCTGCACCACACAACACAACCCGACACAGACAGCAGTCAGTATACATCAAACTCAAATGAGGGGCAGGATGAAGTAAATCGCCAACAAACAAAGTGTATGCTGGTTATGGTGCTGTTAGGCATGATTCAGACATCTCACCTGAGTGGAATACTTGACTCGGAGACGTTCGGCCTCACAGCCTTTGTCACAGACTCGCAGCTGTCTTTCCCTCTCCAACTCTCTCTTCAGCCGCCCACAGGACTCCTCCGCttccctcatcttcctctcccagTCGACGCGAAGGCGCTCAATCTCCTTTCTCAGATTGCGCTTGGCTTCGATGGCCTCAAGAAGGCGGCCTTTCTTTGCCACCCTCACAAACTCCAATTCCTGTAGAAAACAACACCATCAGAATCATTTCATGTTCAAAACACTCCTATTCAGAGATCCCTGTCGTTCctataacataacatttcacAGGAACAGGATGGAATACCTGCTGAAGGCTGCGTTTAGCTTGCATAGCAGCTGccagcttctcctcctgcttcacTCTCAACTTGACAATCTCCTGCAGCAGTTTTTCCCGTGCATCTTTGGTGTCTGCACCTCCATACAGCATCTGTCTCAAAGTGTCCATCTCTGGGCAAACGGTCCCCGGCAGCCAGTCGGGTCCCTCCTGAGGTCGAGCAACACTCTGAGGGGTCAGGGTCTGAGGAACCTTGGTGCAGGCCGAAGGAAGACAAGCCAGGGAAGAAGCTGGCACCGGACCTGATGAAGAGAGAGTTTCAACTTACATAAGATCTCGATCCTTTGGTATCCTTTCTCAACCTCTGCTTACTCGCTTGCTGGTTTTCACTAGAAATGCGACATTTGGTGTTTTCAAATTGGTTGAGCTGCTCTAAAATTATTCCACGGTCACTATTCAGTATTCACGGCAACTATGGAAGTTCCGCCAACAGTAGAAGTTAGGAATCACTTCAATAAAGCATCCATACATAAATGTTCCTCACAGCTGcatccaaaaaaaacaacctgaaACATCCCCTCTAAAGCTCCTGTTCCAAAACATTACTATAGAATAAATTGaaataatatgttttaatagcaaaaatctgaaacttttctttttcttgtattTCTTCAAATAAACACCAGGTGGCGGAGTTGTACAGGAATCATCCTGACCCAGCTCTGCCGGGGCTTACTTTGTAAAACAAGttttaacaacaaaaaaaacggtGACTCATATCAACTGACTTGTGTAGTGTTTCAAGTTTTCTGTTTCTCTGGATTATAACAAACACTCTGTGATGGGCTGTACTCACGATCGTCACAGTCGTCCACATCAATCTCTCCGTCTGTGTCCATGTCTTCTTTGTGTTGGTTGGCGGTACTGGAGGGGGGCGGTTTTAGTGCAGGTTGTGTGTCTCCATTATGCAATGGGACCGGAGGGGCCAAGGGAGCTGGTGTCAGATTGGGCTCCACCAAAGTCTCGTGGCTCTTTGAGTAGGACCTGTGGAGGAAATACAGGTCCATTTTAAGAATTACATTGGTTGAAAGCTTGATTTGACCAAACTTGTCTCTTTAAAACTGAAACTATCACAGCTCTCATGAGATGACTCACCTCTCCACATCATTCTGAGTGCCTggtttctctttttctgttGCTTTAGGAGACCAGGGGCGGAAAGCAGAGGGCCTTTGTTTCAGTTGGACTTGTTTCAGATCCTggagcaacaaacaaaaaaaaaaacttatgaTGAACTCACAGTAAAATGCTATTAGAACATTAAATCAGACGTGCTGAGCACACTCAAAGGCCTCTCTTTGTTTAACAAGGCTGAATGTCTAGAGGTTTATGCATAGGTGATAATGTGATGATTCAAAAGGACAACGGCTTTTACATCACCCGTTTGACCTTTGAGCTTAACGGCAAATCCGGTTTCACGCgagcaacatgcacacacaacaaaccTTGTGTGCAGACTTTGACAGCGATTGTAGCCAGTCGGGTTTCCTGTCTTTGTCAGCTGATGGAGATTGTAATTTGTCAAATTTTGACCTCTTGGCTGGGACGGGGCTGAGagcctgaggagaggagagagaatagACGGTTAATCATCGCAATCCTAACAGAGATAAAGTGTGGATATTACATCATGGTGTACAGTGGATATTTCAGGAACCCACAACTTCTAAAAATGCTACTGTAATGACTAAATGGCATTATTGTTTAGCAACACAGATTTGTCAGAACATGTCGTGACTTTTTATAGCCTTACAGTTAAAGAGCAGAGAGTCATAGAAAGGAAATCACAGAGAGACAAGGGGGATAGAAGATGTGTCTGTGTAAGCGTTCAGTCTATGAGCTTGGcttgtgtgcatgtttttgtgtgtgtgtgtgtgtgtgtgcgtgggtgtgtgagtgtgtgtttgtgtgtgtgtgtgagcagtgctTTGAGCTGAGCAGACACTCAAGCTGGTCTGGCTGGCAGCCAACAGGGCTACATTGCTCCCTGCCAGGCAGAGGAGGCGCCATCAGGTGGAGCGGATCGACTGCTCAAACCACAGAAATATTGCAATATagaaacagagggagacagagagggagatgtATTAAAGTAATTGCACTCAGATCTGACAGACGATTGAGTTGAAGTGTTCAGAGAGAGTTCATGGAGGGCTAGGGAGGCATGAAATGTTTGAGGGATTTGGAAAACCCGAGGAGGGAAGCATCTGCCTTGTTAAGTGCCACAAAGTACAGAATCTCCAGagcccctgtatatatatatatatgatatcatgtatttatgtgtgtgtggcaagcTGCAGAACCATGTGTTGAGATAGCAAACCTCCTCAGCCCTCAGGTCTGCACTTGTCAGACAGAGGATATGTTTACCTAGCCAGGCGCGGAGGCCAGCACAGACCTGCCTGCTCCTCTCTTACTCACTACTATGACATTCTGCCTCCAGGAATGGCAAACACTCCCATCTCCTCGGCTGCGTGTGCGATTCAAGACAAATGATTACTCTGTCTACGTTTAAAATCCTCAATGGAAAACCCTCCTGCCTGGGTTGCGTGTAGTTGTGAAACCGTAATCGCTGCTCCACTGTAATCACCTCAGGATGCAAATTAATGACAAACCTCATTTAGCATTAATCGAGAAAATCGGCTTGTAATGAATCACGTCTCACAGTTTCTCTACATGaagcgtgagtgtgagtgtgtgcgcacATGCAGCTATGAGTGGGTGTCGAGACATGTGGGAAGAAGGGTGGGTACGGGTGTGGacttgcatatgtgtgtgtgtgggagtgtgtgtgcctggtACAGGTTGCTGTCAGTCAGGTCTGGACTGTATAGCCTACCTGAACTACAGATACCAAAGTTGGCGGTAGAGTTGCAACAAAAGGTGACAGAAATGTCTACAAAAGAGTTTTacaataaattattatttgttattatttgttccATGTTCAAAAAACCATTAATTTAATCTAATCAATCAGTTGTTATAATATAgagtaaacatatttttttcggAAGAAATCTGCTTACAATTACAGCAAGGTGTTTTTGAAATGTTATAAACTGCTTCTGAAAGCGTCATAACATGACATGTTTGTATGGACACTCCCGTCATGCCTTCCTGACTCACAaatgtctctacctgtctaacCAGTaaccacattacacacacatacacatacccacgcacactcatacacatacacacacacacatcgagcgTCCTGTTTGGTTTTGTTCCTGTTGGTTAACTCTGTCTACCCAGACCTCCTGCTGACTGCATCCTGCTCAGCAATAGTGACTCGGCCACTCACCTGCCTGACTCAAGGCCGGTGGTTTTCTAAGAACTGCTGCCCTGGTGTAATCAGACTCTGTAATTACTGGCATGACTGTTGTTTTCCCGACAAAAGGATGTCTGCCTGTCTGGTACTATTTCTACCCTGAGGTTTGCAGCTCCAGGAAGGCTCGGAGCACTAGACATAATAGAGTCAGAAAACAGACACTCCCAGACACCACAAGGGACCTGCTGGCTAAATCTGACACTGACCTCACAGGAGAGCAGCCGCACGGGCTTAACTCACCACCACATCATAGACATAGCATGGCCACGCAGTCATAACACCCTCCTCGCACATCCTACTGCCGAGCAGGTCCCACTGAGCCAGATGATAGGAcatccctcccctccacccccaccccctcttcctctctctctggtaAGAGAGGGAGACTTCCTCTGAGGAGTTTGCTTTGGCCGAATCCCCTGTGGGAACTGAGTCTTgagtgggaggggggtgggCCAGGGGAGCGGGACCACAGAGGAAGCACTGAGCTGAAGGAATGTATACTTGAAGGCCAAGTACAGCCTCTCCTTTAAGTCTCCATTCAAGCATTGCCCTTTTCAACTCACTATTGTATGATATTTCTTTGAGGCGCTGTAATGAGGGAGCGTTTCAAAGCAAACCTGTAGGCTAAACAGGTTCTAATAGCAGCTGGGCAAGAGGAGACatgctttattttttaattagtgCCACATAATAGTACGGTAATACCGGGATAAGCCCCAGCTATTTTCATGCCGTCATGGAAGATAATCACtgagaaacacaacacaacaaatcAAAAACATGTCAATGTCTCGCGTTTGACCTGCTTGAAGAATCATTTGTCAATGTTGTGCTTACTGGAGCATGATGGCGATTGAACTGTTATTTTACTTAAACATAGAGCTAATTAACAGTATTTGTTTATTGAATCATGATGCAGTAAATCTGGGACCAAACCAGGGTTGGCATTTGTTGGTATGGAGTTTTAATTtagccacatatatatatatatatatatatatactccacACAGAGAATGCTGATTAAAGAGTCGGTTCACCCAAATTAAATTTAAGAAGACATCTGAAAGTATACCTAACCATGCAGACAGTGGTGGCTTAACTTGCACAGGTATAACATagttgtcaacattttgggggacATTGAAAATGAGCCTTAAAAACTTGGGATCTTCAATCAGCCTTCTCATTGCTGTGTTTCTTGAACTGCCAGACTCCTTCTAAGTCTGCAGGCCGACAGTAAATATCAAGCTACAACCTGGAAACCATGGGAACCATTTACGGGATCACCTACAACATGACACTGAGGAGTTGCAGGTAGACAGACTTTCTTATCACAAAGCCAAGCTGGCTCTTTTCTATGGTTTACAGTtgttatgctaaactaagctaacctGCTGCTGGCTGGAGCTTCAAATTCATCATACAGACATCAATCTTCTCAACTAACTATCCCCAAAACGTTGAGCCTACCCCTCTAATAACTTTACCTACATACATGTTGACAAACCTTATAAT
Proteins encoded:
- the skib gene encoding v-ski avian sarcoma viral oncogene homolog b, encoding MEGTSFQPHPGLQQTLKQFHLSSMRSLGGPAAFSARWHQDSFFGKDGKSVEMMLTLPTQTPPVMSGPLFIPSDRSTERCETVLEWEPISCFVVGGEKRLCLPQILNSVLRDFSLQQINSVCDDLHIYCSRCTADQLEILKVVGILPFSAPSCGLITQTDAERLCNALIYGGTYPPHCNKELGSLELERTEKSFKVYHECFGRCNGVFVPELYTGPSAACIQCMDCRLMFPPHKFVVHSHKRLENRTVHWGFDSANWRAYVLLDPDYTGKEEKSHLEQLLKELKGTYDLSCKRSSKSCRALSPVPAKRSKFDKLQSPSADKDRKPDWLQSLSKSAHKDLKQVQLKQRPSAFRPWSPKATEKEKPGTQNDVERSYSKSHETLVEPNLTPAPLAPPVPLHNGDTQPALKPPPSSTANQHKEDMDTDGEIDVDDCDDRPVPASSLACLPSACTKVPQTLTPQSVARPQEGPDWLPGTVCPEMDTLRQMLYGGADTKDAREKLLQEIVKLRVKQEEKLAAAMQAKRSLQQELEFVRVAKKGRLLEAIEAKRNLRKEIERLRVDWERKMREAEESCGRLKRELERERQLRVCDKGCEAERLRVKYSTQIEELHLQLQQAEADREQLRQELQQEREARQSLESIVKDLQSQLALQADRSPPGDPKDANTDTHRQNTQHTNGS